A portion of the Acanthopagrus latus isolate v.2019 chromosome 21, fAcaLat1.1, whole genome shotgun sequence genome contains these proteins:
- the LOC119010804 gene encoding tripartite motif-containing protein 16-like, whose translation MAQQNNQLDRAKFCCSVCLDLLKDPVTIPCGHSYCRNCIQSYWDTEDEKKTHSCPQCSQSFTPRPVLVKNTMLAYLVEELKKTGLQAAAADLCYAGPEDVACDVCTGRKRKALNSCLVCLTSYCKEHLQPHHDVPPLKKHKLVEPSEKLQENICSRHDEVMKMFCRTDQQCICYLCSVDEHKGHDTVSAAAERTERQRELEGSQHNIQQRIQDREEDVKLLQQEVEAINGSADKAVEHSEKIFTQLIRLMAKRRSDVKQQVRSQQETEVSRVKELQEKLEQEITELKRKDAELKKLSHTEDHNQFLQNYSTPCLSESKYFSKINTNCLRYFEDVTAAVSELRDKLQNVLRDTWTNISLTVTQVDVLLSLPENMTRADFLRYSCEITLDPNTANTRLLLSEGNRKIRFKRQDQSYSDHPDRFTDRTQVLSTETLTGRCYWEVEWRGMGVEVAVAYKNISRAGRSHECRFGYNDKSWLLTCSTNSFNFYHSNVHTPVSGPRSSRVGVYLDHSAGILSFYSVSDTMTLLHRVQTTFTQPLCAGVGFCYNGSSAKFSELK comes from the coding sequence ATGGCGCAGCAAAACAATCAGCTGGACCGAGCAAAGTTCTGCTGTTCCGTCTGTttggatctactgaaggatccggtgactattccctgtggacacagctactgcagGAACTGTATTCAAAGCTACTGGGACacagaggatgagaagaaaacccacagctgccctcagtgcagTCAGAGCTTCACACCGAGGCCTGTCCTGgtgaaaaacaccatgttagcaTATttagtggaggagctgaagaagactggactccaagctgctgctgctgatctctgctatgctggacctgaagatgtggcctgtgatgtctgcactgggaggaaacgAAAAGCCCTCAACTCCTGTCTGGTCTGTTTGACCTCTTACTGTAAGGAACATCTCCAACCACATCATGATGTACctcctttaaagaaacacaagctggtggagccgtcagagaagctccaggagaacatctgctctcgtcacgatgaggtgatgaagatgttctgccgtactgatcagcagtgtatctgttatctctgctctgtggacgaacataaaggccacgacacagtgtcagctgcagcagagaggactgagaggcagagagagctggaggggagtcaacacaacatccagcagagaatccaggacagagaggaagatgtgaagctgcttcaacaggaggtggaggccatcaatggctctgctgataaagcagtggagcacagtgagaagatcttcacccagctgatccgtctcatggcgaaaagacgctctgatgtgaagcagcaggtcagatcccagcaggaaactgaagtgagtcgagtcaaagagcttcaggagaagctggagcaggagatcactgagctgaagaggaaagacgctgagctgaagaagctctcacacacagaggatcacaaccagtttctTCAGAATTACTCCACACCTTGCCTCAGTGAATCCAAATACTTCAGCAAGATCAACACTAACTGTCTGAGAtactttgaggatgtgacagcagctgtgtcagagctcagagacaaactacagaacgtcctgagagacacatggaccaacatctcactgacagtgactcaagtggatgttttactgtcactACCAGAGAACATGACCAGAGCTGACTTCTTAAGATATTCAtgtgaaatcacactggatccaaacacagcaaacacacgtCTGTTATTAtctgagggaaacagaaaaataagatTCAAAAGACAAGATCAGTCTTATTCTGATCACCCAGACAGATTCACTGACAGGACTCAGGTCCTGAGTACAGAGACTCTGACTggacgttgttactgggaggtggagtggagagggATGGGAGTTGAAGTAGCAGTCGCATACAAGAatatcagcagagcagggaggtCACATGAATGTAGATTTGGATACAATGACAAATCTTGGCTGTTAACTTGTTCCACAAacagttttaacttttatcACAGCAATGTCCACACTCCCGTCTCAGGTCCTCggtcctccagagttggagtgtacctggatcacagtgcaggtattctgtccttctacagcgtctctgacaccatgactctcctccacagagtccagaccacattcactcagccgctctGTGCTGGAGTTGGGTTTTGTTATAATGGATCCAGTGCTAAGTTCAGTGAACTCAAATAG
- the LOC119010802 gene encoding tripartite motif-containing protein 16-like, with amino-acid sequence MAEKGAQPDRETYSCSICLGPLREPVTIPCGHNFCMNCIKIRWDIEGKKKTYSCPQCRQSFTPKPVLVKNTMLAVLLEELKKTGLQDAPADLCYAGPEDVASGVFTGRKLKALKFCQVCLVFNCEQHLQPHLNSPTFVKKKNKQKKPPKKLQENICSRHDEVMKKFCRTDQQCISDLCSVDEHKGHDTVSAAAERTERQRELEGSRHNIQQRIQDREEDVKLLQQEVEAINGSADKAVEHSEKIVNEMIRLMQKKCADVKKRIKSKQQAEVSRVKELQEKLEQEITELKRKDAELKKLSHTEDHNQFLHNYPSLSALSESTHSSSINIRPLKYFEDVTAAVSELRDKLWKLLNKKWTNVSLSVSEVDVLLLQPEPKTRAGFKRYSQEMTLDPNTAHTQLLLSGGNRIATVTSKPQSYSDHPDRFTECYQVLSTETLTGRCYWEVKWRGGGGYAAVAYKNISRAESWNECAFGCNAKSWALFWDNTGYTFLHNNVHTPVSGPLSCRVGVYLDHSAGILSFYSVSETMTLLHRVQTTFTQPLYAGVRFYYSSGNKVAKVEFCTVK; translated from the coding sequence ATGGCAGAGAAAGGAGCTCAGCCGGACCGAGAGACTTACTCTTGTTCGATCTGTTTGGGTCCACTGAGGGAGCCGGTGACTATTCCCTGTGGACACAACTTCTGCATGAACTGTATTAAAATCCGCTGGGATatagagggaaagaagaaaacctacagctgccctcagtgcaggCAGAGCTTCACACCGAAGCCTGTCTTGgtgaaaaacaccatgttagcaGTTTTACTGGaagagctgaagaagactggactccaaGATGCTCCTGCTGATCTCTGCTATGCTGGACCTGAAGATGTGGCCAGTGGTGTCTTCACTGGCAGAAAACTGAAAGCACTAAAGTTCTGTCAGGTCTGTTTGGTCTTTAACTGTGAGCAACACCTCCAGCCTCACTTAAATTCTCCTAcctttgtaaagaaaaaaaacaaacagaagaagccGCCCaagaagctccaggagaacatctgctctcgtcacgatgaggtgatgaagaagttctgccgtactgatcagcagtgtatctctgatctctgctctgtggacgaacataaaggccacgacacagtgtcagctgcagcagagaggactgagaggcagagagagctggaggggagtcgacacaacatccagcagagaatccaggacagagaggaagatgtgaagctgcttcaacaggaggtggaggccatcaatggctctgctgataaagcagtggagcacagtgagaagattGTCAATGAGATGATCCGTCTCATGCAgaaaaaatgtgctgatgtgaAGAAACGGATTAAATCCAAGCAGCAAGctgaagtgagtcgagtcaaagagcttcaggagaagctggagcaggagatcactgagctgaagaggaaagacgctgagctgaagaagctctcacacacagaggatcacaaccagtttctacacaactacccctcactgtcagcactcagtgagtctacacactcatccagcatcaacatccgtcctctcaagtactttgaggatgtgacagcagctgtgtcagagctcagagacaaactatgGAAGCTTCTGAATAAGAAATGGACAAATGTCTCATTGTCGGTGTCTgaagtggatgttttactgtTACAACCAGAGCCCAAGACCAGAGCTGGATTCAAAAGATATTCACAGGAAATgacactggatccaaacacagcacacacacagctgttattATCAGGGGGGAACAGAATAGCAACAGTAACAAGTAAACCACAGTCTTATTCTGATCACCCAGACAGATTCACTGAATGCTATCAGGTCCTGAGTACAGAGACTCTGACTggacgttgttactgggaggtgaagtggagaggaggaggaggttatGCAGCAGTCGCATACAAGAatatcagcagagcagaaagCTGGAATGAATGTGCATTTGGATGCAACGCTAAATCTTGGGCACTTTTTTGGGACAATACAGGCTACACATTTTTGCACAACAATGTCCACACTCCCGTCTCAGGTCCTCTGTCCTGcagagttggagtgtacctggatcacagtgcaggtattctgtccttctacagcgtctctgaaaccatgactctcctccacagagtccagaccacattcactcagccgctctATGCTGGAGTTCGCTTTTATTATTCCTCCGGGAACAAAGTTGCAAAAGTTGAGTTCTGTACAGTCAAATAG